A window from Herpetosiphonaceae bacterium encodes these proteins:
- a CDS encoding phosphopantetheine-binding protein produces WHPPGTPPLGSADLRPHVGARLPDYMVPSAFVLLDALPLLPNGKLDRSALPEPDTSRAAADQPYAAPRNPVERALAEIWSEVLGMQQIGIHDNFFALGGHSLMMTQVVARIRDRFKVDLPMPGFFQGPTIAELAVSIGQRSVAPSSEPDLVAAPVRKRDAPPAADTLERLLDQIERLSPSEIRAMLAARQRAESADSPPLHYRSAAITHVSVGDGLALVYTGAGAPRLIDADLAALLEHCREFKTLDDHTRAITDHLKQRGDRDALKRRLEDLRTARLLISDREAFERLIGAAPSQTTPAQIAAVAWPTCNRAALLERSLVSYIENGKRYGRSPEYVVMDDSPDAATQRDYRRRLALLRDRYDVPIVYAGPAEKAAFIKHLCRSGSLPPDVVEFAIFGDPRSAHRYGGNTNAILLHTVGDPIISSDDDTIGRVMPAPEPLGGLRMISGSSIDGAIHLHSGDPDEVWSYPSREALLRQATFVETDLLAIHERLLGHEIRRYAASIAEAGEPVDLRDVHPGLLERMQARGGEVLVTLPGITGDSGWGTPSHYLSFTGNSLLRLVRSEQTYRAVCLSRNLLRVARQTTITAKIAHLMGGSFGLDNRQIVPPMIPVAIGQDAVFGRTISTCYDRGYVAHLPWAILHLPGEERSFWPGEMMRSASGVSFQSVLSALLGTFDRPGSSASGADRLRQLGGYLEEIGSLPQAEFEAAIRSAVGQEAGVYLRMLDTQLQSGELPAYWTRDVRQFSAALRQSLVKEAFYIPLDLLYGRDIEEARRLTQEFVYRVGQLYSWWPEMVEQARSLRARQIRLAANV; encoded by the coding sequence CCTGGCACCCGCCTGGCACTCCGCCTCTTGGCTCTGCCGACTTGCGGCCGCATGTCGGCGCGCGCCTGCCCGACTACATGGTGCCGAGCGCGTTTGTGCTGCTGGACGCGCTGCCGCTGCTGCCCAACGGCAAGCTCGATCGCAGCGCGCTGCCGGAGCCGGACACCAGCCGCGCCGCTGCGGATCAGCCCTACGCCGCGCCGCGCAATCCGGTCGAGCGCGCACTGGCCGAGATCTGGTCGGAGGTGCTGGGCATGCAGCAGATTGGCATCCACGACAACTTTTTCGCGCTCGGCGGTCACTCGCTGATGATGACACAGGTTGTCGCTCGCATCCGCGATCGGTTCAAGGTCGATCTGCCGATGCCCGGCTTTTTTCAAGGCCCGACCATCGCCGAGCTTGCCGTGAGCATCGGGCAGCGATCGGTCGCGCCATCGTCAGAGCCGGATCTCGTCGCCGCACCGGTGCGAAAGCGGGATGCTCCGCCCGCCGCAGATACGCTGGAACGGCTGCTGGACCAGATCGAACGTCTCTCGCCGAGCGAAATCCGGGCGATGCTGGCGGCCAGACAGCGAGCCGAGTCTGCCGATTCTCCGCCGCTGCACTATCGATCCGCCGCGATCACACATGTCTCGGTCGGCGATGGGCTGGCGCTGGTGTACACCGGCGCAGGCGCTCCCCGGCTGATCGATGCCGATCTGGCGGCGCTGCTTGAGCACTGCCGGGAATTCAAAACGCTGGATGATCATACGCGCGCGATCACGGATCACCTGAAGCAGCGCGGCGATCGGGACGCTCTCAAGCGCAGGCTCGAAGATCTGCGCACTGCCCGGCTCCTGATCTCCGATCGAGAAGCCTTCGAGCGCCTGATCGGCGCTGCGCCCTCGCAGACAACACCGGCGCAGATCGCGGCGGTCGCGTGGCCGACGTGCAATCGGGCCGCGCTGCTTGAGCGCAGCCTCGTCAGCTACATCGAGAATGGCAAGCGCTATGGCCGCAGCCCTGAGTATGTGGTCATGGACGACTCGCCCGACGCCGCAACGCAGCGTGACTATCGGCGCAGGCTGGCGCTGCTGCGCGACCGGTATGACGTGCCGATCGTGTATGCTGGCCCGGCGGAAAAGGCCGCGTTTATCAAACACCTGTGCCGCTCCGGCAGCTTGCCGCCGGATGTCGTCGAGTTCGCGATCTTCGGCGATCCGCGCTCCGCGCACAGGTACGGCGGCAACACCAATGCGATCTTGCTGCACACGGTCGGCGATCCGATCATCTCTTCCGACGACGATACGATTGGCCGGGTGATGCCAGCGCCCGAACCGCTCGGCGGCCTGCGCATGATCTCCGGTAGCTCGATTGACGGCGCAATCCATCTTCACAGCGGCGATCCTGACGAAGTTTGGAGCTATCCAAGCCGCGAGGCATTATTGCGCCAGGCAACGTTCGTCGAGACGGATCTCCTGGCAATCCACGAGCGGCTGCTGGGCCACGAGATCCGCAGGTATGCCGCGAGCATCGCCGAGGCCGGGGAGCCCGTTGATCTTCGGGATGTCCATCCTGGCCTGCTTGAGCGGATGCAGGCGCGCGGCGGCGAGGTGCTGGTGACGCTGCCAGGGATCACAGGCGACTCTGGCTGGGGCACGCCCAGCCACTATCTGAGCTTCACGGGCAATTCACTCCTGCGGCTGGTTCGCTCCGAGCAGACCTACCGCGCGGTCTGCCTGAGCCGAAATCTGCTGCGAGTCGCGCGGCAGACCACGATCACCGCCAAGATCGCGCATCTCATGGGCGGGTCCTTCGGCCTCGACAACCGGCAGATCGTCCCGCCGATGATTCCGGTCGCGATCGGACAGGATGCCGTGTTTGGCCGTACGATTTCTACCTGCTACGATCGCGGCTACGTTGCGCACCTGCCCTGGGCGATCCTCCACCTGCCGGGCGAGGAGCGATCGTTCTGGCCCGGCGAAATGATGCGCAGCGCCTCCGGCGTGAGCTTCCAAAGCGTGCTTTCGGCGCTGCTCGGCACCTTCGATCGGCCAGGAAGCAGCGCCAGTGGAGCGGACCGGCTGCGACAGCTTGGCGGCTACCTGGAAGAGATCGGCAGCCTGCCTCAAGCCGAGTTCGAGGCAGCCATCCGTAGCGCCGTCGGACAAGAAGCTGGCGTGTATCTGCGAATGCTGGATACGCAGCTTCAATCCGGCGAGCTTCCGGCCTACTGGACCCGCGATGTGCGGCAGTTCAGCGCCGCGCTACGTCAATCGCTGGTCAAGGAGGCGTTTTACATCCCGCTGGATCTGCTCTATGGACGCGACATCGAGGAGGCCCGGCGACTGACCCAGGAGTTCGTGTATCGCGTCGGCCAGCTCTATAGCTGGTGGCCTGAGATGGTGGAGCAGGCGCGGAGCCTGCGAGCGCGCCAGATCCGCCTGGCCGCTAATGTTTAG
- a CDS encoding amino acid adenylation domain-containing protein — MSDINERIANLSEEARALLDLLLKEAQEDMTSEIVAGAEPHAAAGHQEPNSGGATVEARSAVQQPARSLFKLPADRRALLDTLLEAEGIDARSPQGIPRRTGDQQIPLSFGQQRLWFFDQLEPGSSLYTIAAAIELTGSLSLAALEQSLNAIVRRHEALRTTFAPGASTAAHEPIQVIAPSLALALPVTDLHPEGTRLPDQRVQAEALRLIREEASTPFDLQRGPLIRASVLRLADDRHILLLTMHHIVSDGWSAGILVREIMQLYPAYLAGEASPEHTRLAELPIQYADYAIWQRGCALDRQLAYWKQQFSGPLPTLELPIDRPRPPVQTFRGATHLFSLPRALSADLQALSQREGVTLFMTLLAAFKVLLARYSGQTDIVVGTPIAGRPQVALEGLIGFFVNTLALRTSLAGSPTFRELLARVAEVTLGAYAHQDLPFEQLVQELHLDRDWSRSPLFQAVLNFQNTPQVDLNLPGLTGTRLELDPGTAKFDLTLELEEQADGLKARIEYNTDLFESTTIARMAGHFTTLLRAIVADPDARIAELPLLTEAERQRMLIDWNRSEAEYPHAAAVHQLFEAQAARTPHLPAIVFAGQALTYAELNTRANQLAHHLRAQGVGPDVLVALCVERSLEMIVGMLAILKAGGAYVPLDPAYPQERLQYMLLHSRAPVLLTQAALVARLPEHPAQVFRLDADWPLLADQPTANPPRTALPGHLAYLIFTSGSTGRPKGVMVRQQGLINLVYGLRAYFDDPAVQTTGLITSISFDISVNQIFPSLFFGRTLHIIPDAVKLDSRALLRYLHEQQVHLLDAVPSYMQAVLNEVAPQQPPNALRYLLIGGEKLEQRLLDAVFGQLGPSVEIVNIYGLTEISDINALGLIRAEDLGQPITVGRPLHNNRIYILNAANQPQPIGIAGEVCIAGESVSRGYLFRPDLTAERFVPCPFEDGQIMVRTGDLGRWLSNGTIEILGRIDQQVKIRGFRIEPGEIEAVLRQHEAIRECAVVAREDGAGDQRLVAYVVEHGDQGTREHGENQPAPSPRQWERAGAMRVPCPEGTRHGHPARGEGLPPELRQFLAARLSDYMLPAAFVFLDGLPKTPSGKLDRNALPAPDLHAALDQDFVAPRTPLEAMLAQVWADVLRVERVGVHDNFFALGGHSLLATQIVSRLRDTLQVDLPLRALFETLTIAGLAAAIAERTPQAVAAPAAEQSRIPVQPRVGNDRFPLSFAQQRLWLLDQLDPGSAAYIIAAAVRLRGPLNTAALAASLDALVARHETLRTTFTQEAGQPRQIIGAPYSVALPLIDLQAEPEAQREARVMQFAVEEARRPFDLQRGPLLRTTLLRLHHAMPGTRAEHVLFLTMHHIIADGWSMNILIDELACSYRAYAAGASDDQAAGLAPLPVQYADFAVWQRESLQQAPIIQQQLDYWKRQLAGAPSTLELPIALPRQAGQQIRTAAHGVVVSRELSAALIALSTQQHATLFMTLLAAFDILLYRYTGQTDLLVGVPVAGRSQTEIEKLIGFFLNTLVVRSNLAGNPSFVELLRRVRETTLSAFDHQDVSFEQVVKEVQPDRALHQQPLVQAVFVFQSNSLSTLSLPDLELSPVATGDETAKFDLTLVVDPTESGIRAVFKYNQALYPVAAIERMAGHFQTLLAAIVAQPEQPIGRLPLLTAAEQQRQLVDWNATAAPYPVGQCYHELFEAQVRRTPDAIAVLFGDEQLSYADLNARANQLAHHLRALGVAPESRVGICVERSPDLVVALLGTLKAGGAYVPLDPNYPQERLQFMLEDAQVSVLLTQRRREAALPPTRAAIVLLDADWPLIARQPQTNPAHAASVGNLAYVIYTSGSTGVPKGVMVTHEGIGNLAAAQINDFKLGPGSRVLQFVSFSFDGAVSEFVMALLSGATLCLALPGSTLPGPALIEQLREQAVTTMKLPPSVLAVLPATELPALRTLISAGEALPTELVRRWKGAETAGAGRRFFNAYGPSENTVCATIGECSGDEQRPHIGRPLPNKEIYLLDARLQPVPVGVPGELHIGGIGLARGYLDRPALTAEKFIPHPWSRPEGARLYKTGDLARYREDGNIEFVGRVDQQVKVRGFRIELGEIEAVLRQHPAVRECVAVVREDVPPAGGHPEKRLVAYVTTNKEPDALRAHKEQTERHPGSDSCSSQKLREFLGQRLPDYMVPSAFVVLDALPLTPNGKLDRLALPAPSHIRPELDTEFIPAQSWVEQTLARIWAETLRLEQIGIRDNFFDLGGDSILSIQITARANQAGLRLTPRQLFEHQTIAELAQAVGTQQATQAEQGIVTGPVPLTPIQQRFFEQEQPQPHHWNQSLLLATRQPLDAALLAQAIQQLVAHHDALRLRFVRTPTGWQQHNAPPDDTPPLITIDLMTVPEPQQSAALEAEVAAHQAGLDLTDGPLFRAVLFTLGPQHGSRLLLAVHHLVVDGVSWRTLLEDLQTAYRQISQDARPQLPLKTTAYRQWAERLADYAQAPALHDEWRYWRGAVPAYVPRLPLDIPSGRAANTEGTSQSVTIALDAEETRALLQDVPQVYHTQINDILLAAVAIAFKRGLRIAPLLIDLEGQGREPLFDDLDVSRTVGWFTTVFPVLLTLPHDAQPGDALKAIKEQLRRIPQRGIGYGLLRYLSGQPALMAALRAQPQAEVGFNYLGQFDQVFDDTAIFRPASESSGPGRAAQARRAHLLDINAHVFENCLQVDWIYSTAVHQEATIAELARGFADALRELIDHCLHSNTGGYTASDFSAFNWSADDLDDITSSIGKVMGDS, encoded by the coding sequence ATGAGCGACATCAACGAACGCATCGCGAACCTGTCGGAAGAAGCGCGGGCGCTGCTGGATCTGCTGCTGAAGGAAGCCCAGGAAGACATGACGAGCGAGATCGTCGCAGGCGCTGAGCCGCACGCCGCAGCAGGCCACCAGGAGCCGAACAGCGGCGGTGCCACGGTCGAGGCCAGGAGTGCGGTGCAGCAGCCCGCTCGATCGCTGTTTAAGCTGCCCGCCGATCGCCGGGCGCTGCTCGACACGCTGCTGGAAGCGGAGGGCATCGATGCACGCTCCCCTCAGGGCATTCCGCGCAGAACGGGCGATCAGCAGATTCCGCTATCATTCGGACAGCAGCGGCTGTGGTTTTTCGACCAGCTTGAGCCCGGCAGCTCACTCTATACGATTGCAGCGGCTATCGAGCTGACCGGATCGCTGAGTCTGGCCGCGCTTGAGCAGAGCCTCAACGCGATTGTGCGACGCCATGAGGCGCTGCGGACAACCTTTGCCCCAGGCGCATCGACCGCCGCCCACGAGCCGATCCAGGTCATCGCGCCGAGTCTTGCGCTTGCGCTGCCCGTGACGGACCTGCACCCGGAGGGTACCCGGCTGCCCGATCAGCGCGTTCAGGCCGAGGCGCTGCGCCTGATCCGCGAGGAGGCCAGCACGCCGTTCGATCTCCAGCGCGGGCCGCTGATCCGCGCCTCGGTGCTCAGGCTGGCCGACGACAGGCATATCCTGCTGCTCACGATGCACCATATCGTCTCGGATGGCTGGTCGGCTGGCATCCTGGTGCGGGAGATTATGCAGCTCTACCCGGCTTATCTTGCGGGAGAGGCCAGCCCGGAGCACACGCGGCTGGCAGAGCTGCCGATCCAGTACGCCGACTACGCGATCTGGCAGCGCGGCTGTGCGCTTGACCGGCAGCTCGCCTACTGGAAACAGCAGTTCAGCGGTCCACTTCCGACACTTGAGCTGCCGATCGATCGTCCACGACCGCCGGTGCAGACCTTTCGAGGCGCGACGCACCTGTTTTCCCTGCCGCGAGCACTGAGCGCCGACCTGCAAGCGCTGAGCCAGCGCGAGGGCGTGACGCTGTTTATGACACTTCTGGCAGCGTTCAAGGTGCTGCTGGCGCGCTACAGCGGGCAAACCGACATCGTGGTCGGCACGCCGATCGCGGGACGGCCCCAGGTAGCGCTGGAAGGCTTGATCGGCTTCTTCGTCAACACGCTGGCCCTGCGCACCAGCCTGGCAGGCAGCCCGACCTTCCGCGAGCTGCTGGCGCGTGTCGCCGAGGTCACGCTGGGAGCGTACGCCCATCAAGACCTGCCCTTCGAGCAACTGGTGCAGGAGTTGCACCTCGATCGCGACTGGAGTCGATCGCCCTTGTTCCAGGCCGTGCTGAATTTCCAGAACACGCCCCAGGTCGATCTCAACCTGCCCGGCCTGACAGGAACGCGCCTGGAGCTTGACCCCGGCACGGCGAAGTTCGATCTCACGCTTGAGCTGGAAGAACAGGCGGATGGCCTCAAAGCCAGGATCGAATACAACACCGATCTCTTTGAGTCGACAACAATCGCGCGTATGGCGGGGCACTTCACGACGCTGCTCCGGGCGATCGTCGCCGATCCCGACGCGCGCATCGCCGAGCTGCCGCTGCTGACGGAGGCCGAGCGCCAGCGGATGCTGATCGACTGGAACCGCTCCGAGGCCGAGTATCCCCACGCCGCCGCCGTGCATCAACTCTTTGAGGCCCAGGCCGCGCGCACGCCGCATCTACCCGCGATCGTCTTCGCGGGGCAAGCGCTGACGTATGCCGAGCTGAACACGCGGGCGAATCAACTCGCGCACCACCTGCGCGCGCAGGGCGTCGGGCCGGATGTGCTCGTCGCGCTGTGTGTCGAGCGCTCGCTGGAGATGATCGTCGGCATGCTGGCGATCCTCAAGGCGGGCGGCGCGTATGTGCCCCTGGACCCGGCCTATCCTCAAGAGCGGCTTCAGTACATGTTGTTGCACAGCCGCGCGCCGGTGCTCCTGACCCAGGCCGCGCTCGTGGCGAGATTGCCGGAGCATCCGGCGCAGGTCTTCCGCCTGGACGCCGACTGGCCGCTGCTGGCCGATCAGCCGACCGCCAACCCGCCGCGCACGGCGCTGCCGGGGCACCTGGCCTACCTGATCTTCACGTCAGGCTCGACCGGACGACCAAAGGGCGTGATGGTGCGGCAGCAAGGCTTGATCAATCTGGTCTATGGCCTCCGCGCCTATTTCGACGATCCGGCAGTGCAAACGACCGGCCTGATCACCTCGATCAGCTTCGACATCTCGGTCAACCAGATCTTCCCGTCGCTCTTTTTTGGTCGCACGCTGCACATCATCCCCGATGCGGTCAAGCTCGACAGCCGCGCGCTGCTGCGCTACCTGCATGAGCAGCAGGTGCATCTGCTCGACGCGGTGCCCTCCTACATGCAGGCGGTGCTGAACGAGGTCGCGCCGCAGCAGCCGCCGAACGCACTGCGCTATCTGTTGATCGGCGGCGAGAAGCTCGAACAGCGCTTGCTCGATGCGGTCTTCGGCCAGCTCGGCCCCAGCGTCGAGATCGTCAACATTTACGGCCTGACCGAGATCAGCGACATCAACGCGCTGGGCCTGATTCGTGCCGAAGACCTCGGCCAGCCGATCACGGTGGGCAGGCCGCTGCACAACAACCGGATCTACATCCTCAACGCCGCCAACCAGCCGCAGCCGATCGGCATCGCGGGCGAGGTCTGCATTGCGGGCGAGAGTGTATCACGCGGCTACCTGTTCCGCCCGGATCTCACGGCGGAGCGCTTCGTGCCATGTCCGTTCGAGGATGGGCAGATCATGGTCCGCACCGGCGATCTTGGCCGCTGGCTCTCCAACGGCACGATCGAGATCCTGGGGCGGATCGACCAGCAGGTCAAGATCCGAGGCTTCCGCATCGAGCCGGGCGAGATCGAGGCCGTGCTGCGTCAGCATGAGGCCATCCGCGAGTGCGCGGTGGTGGCGCGCGAGGATGGGGCAGGCGATCAACGGCTGGTAGCGTACGTGGTAGAACACGGGGACCAGGGAACACGGGAACACGGGGAAAACCAACCCGCCCCCTCGCCTAGGCAATGGGAGCGGGCGGGTGCCATGCGGGTGCCATGCCCAGAGGGCACCCGGCATGGGCACCCGGCCCGGGGTGAGGGCCTGCCCCCCGAACTGCGCCAGTTCCTCGCGGCACGTCTGTCCGACTACATGCTCCCCGCCGCGTTCGTCTTCCTCGACGGTCTGCCGAAGACGCCCAGCGGCAAGCTGGATCGCAACGCGCTGCCCGCGCCCGATCTGCACGCCGCGCTGGATCAGGACTTTGTCGCGCCCCGGACGCCGCTTGAGGCGATGCTGGCTCAGGTGTGGGCCGATGTGCTGCGAGTCGAGCGGGTCGGCGTCCACGATAACTTCTTCGCGCTAGGGGGGCACTCGCTGCTGGCGACACAGATCGTTTCGCGGCTGCGTGACACGCTTCAGGTCGATCTGCCGCTGCGCGCGCTCTTCGAGACGCTGACGATCGCCGGGCTGGCAGCAGCTATCGCCGAGCGCACGCCACAGGCGGTGGCAGCGCCCGCTGCGGAGCAGAGTCGAATACCCGTCCAGCCGCGCGTGGGCAATGATCGCTTTCCGCTCTCGTTCGCGCAGCAGCGGCTCTGGCTCCTCGATCAGCTCGATCCCGGCAGCGCCGCCTACATCATTGCGGCGGCAGTGCGCCTGCGCGGCCCGCTCAACACGGCGGCGCTCGCGGCAAGCCTCGATGCGCTCGTCGCGCGGCATGAAACCCTGCGCACGACCTTTACCCAGGAGGCCGGACAGCCGCGCCAGATCATAGGAGCGCCCTACAGCGTTGCGCTGCCGCTCATCGATCTTCAAGCAGAGCCGGAGGCGCAGCGCGAGGCCCGCGTGATGCAATTCGCGGTCGAAGAGGCCCGCAGGCCGTTCGATCTTCAGCGCGGCCCGCTGCTGCGCACCACACTGCTGCGGCTGCACCATGCCATGCCGGGTACCCGCGCCGAGCATGTGCTCTTCCTGACAATGCACCACATCATCGCCGATGGCTGGTCGATGAACATCCTGATCGACGAGCTGGCCTGCTCCTACCGCGCGTATGCGGCAGGCGCGTCGGACGATCAGGCTGCCGGACTCGCGCCGCTGCCGGTGCAGTACGCCGACTTCGCGGTCTGGCAGCGCGAGAGCTTGCAGCAAGCGCCGATCATTCAGCAGCAGCTCGACTACTGGAAGCGCCAGCTCGCGGGCGCGCCCTCCACACTGGAGCTACCGATCGCGCTGCCCCGCCAGGCCGGACAGCAGATCCGCACAGCCGCGCACGGCGTGGTCGTTTCGCGGGAGCTGAGCGCAGCATTGATCGCGCTGAGCACGCAGCAGCATGCGACGCTCTTTATGACGCTGCTGGCCGCCTTCGACATCTTGCTCTACCGCTACACCGGCCAGACCGATCTCCTGGTCGGCGTGCCGGTCGCCGGACGATCGCAGACCGAGATCGAGAAGCTGATCGGCTTCTTCCTGAATACCCTCGTGGTGCGGAGCAATCTGGCGGGTAATCCATCGTTCGTGGAGCTACTCCGGCGAGTGCGCGAGACGACCTTGAGCGCGTTCGATCATCAGGATGTCTCGTTTGAGCAGGTCGTCAAGGAAGTTCAGCCGGATCGCGCGCTCCACCAGCAGCCGCTCGTGCAAGCCGTCTTTGTGTTTCAATCGAACAGCCTGAGCACGCTCAGCCTGCCCGATCTTGAGCTCAGCCCGGTCGCGACCGGCGACGAGACGGCCAAGTTCGATCTGACGCTGGTGGTCGATCCGACCGAGAGCGGCATTCGGGCGGTGTTCAAATACAACCAGGCGCTCTACCCTGTGGCGGCGATCGAGCGCATGGCCGGGCATTTTCAAACGCTGCTGGCCGCGATCGTCGCGCAGCCGGAGCAGCCGATCGGTCGTCTGCCGCTGCTGACGGCGGCTGAGCAGCAGCGCCAGCTCGTCGATTGGAACGCGACCGCCGCGCCCTACCCGGTGGGGCAGTGCTACCACGAGCTCTTCGAGGCTCAGGTGCGCCGCACGCCGGATGCGATCGCCGTGCTCTTTGGCGACGAGCAGCTCAGCTATGCGGATCTGAACGCGCGCGCCAACCAGCTCGCCCACCACCTGCGAGCGCTGGGTGTCGCGCCGGAGAGCCGCGTTGGAATCTGCGTCGAGCGCTCGCCGGATCTGGTCGTGGCGCTGCTCGGCACGCTGAAGGCGGGCGGCGCGTACGTGCCGCTCGATCCGAACTATCCGCAGGAGCGGCTCCAGTTCATGCTGGAGGATGCGCAGGTCAGCGTGCTGCTCACCCAGCGGCGACGTGAGGCCGCGCTGCCGCCGACACGGGCCGCGATCGTGCTGCTCGACGCTGACTGGCCGCTGATTGCCCGGCAGCCGCAGACGAATCCGGCGCATGCCGCCAGCGTCGGCAATCTGGCCTACGTGATCTACACCTCAGGCTCCACGGGCGTGCCAAAGGGCGTGATGGTGACACATGAGGGCATCGGCAATCTGGCCGCCGCGCAGATCAACGACTTCAAGCTTGGCCCCGGCAGCCGCGTGCTTCAGTTTGTCTCGTTCAGCTTCGATGGTGCCGTCTCGGAGTTCGTCATGGCGCTGCTCTCCGGCGCGACCTTATGCCTGGCGCTGCCGGGATCGACGCTGCCCGGCCCGGCGCTGATCGAGCAGCTCCGCGAGCAGGCCGTCACCACGATGAAGCTGCCGCCCTCGGTGCTGGCCGTCCTTCCGGCCACCGAGCTTCCTGCCCTGCGGACCCTGATCAGCGCGGGCGAGGCCCTGCCGACGGAGCTGGTTCGGCGCTGGAAAGGCGCGGAGACGGCGGGCGCGGGACGGCGCTTCTTCAACGCCTATGGGCCGAGCGAGAATACCGTCTGCGCGACGATCGGCGAGTGCAGCGGCGACGAGCAGCGGCCCCACATCGGTCGTCCGCTGCCGAATAAGGAGATCTACCTGCTGGATGCCAGGCTTCAGCCGGTCCCAGTGGGCGTGCCCGGCGAGCTGCACATTGGCGGGATCGGGCTGGCCCGTGGCTACCTGGATCGCCCGGCGCTGACCGCCGAGAAATTCATTCCGCATCCGTGGAGCCGCCCAGAGGGCGCGCGGCTCTACAAGACCGGCGACCTGGCGCGCTACCGTGAGGACGGCAACATCGAGTTTGTCGGGCGGGTCGATCAGCAGGTCAAGGTGCGCGGCTTTCGGATCGAGCTCGGCGAGATCGAGGCCGTGCTGCGCCAGCATCCTGCCGTGCGCGAGTGCGTCGCGGTGGTGCGCGAGGACGTGCCGCCCGCAGGCGGGCACCCGGAGAAGCGGCTGGTGGCGTATGTGACGACAAACAAAGAACCGGATGCCCTCCGGGCGCACAAAGAACAAACGGAGCGTCACCCGGGCAGCGACTCCTGTTCTTCCCAGAAACTCCGCGAGTTCCTGGGACAGCGCCTGCCCGACTACATGGTGCCGAGCGCATTCGTGGTGCTCGACGCGCTGCCGCTGACGCCCAACGGCAAGCTCGATCGGCTGGCGCTGCCCGCGCCGAGCCACATTCGCCCGGAGCTGGACACCGAGTTCATCCCCGCGCAGAGCTGGGTCGAGCAGACTCTCGCGCGGATCTGGGCTGAGACGCTGCGGCTAGAGCAGATCGGCATCCGCGATAACTTCTTTGACCTTGGCGGCGACTCGATCCTGAGCATTCAGATCACCGCGCGGGCCAACCAGGCCGGGCTGCGGCTCACGCCCAGACAGCTCTTTGAGCACCAGACGATCGCCGAGCTGGCGCAGGCCGTGGGCACGCAGCAGGCGACCCAGGCCGAGCAGGGGATTGTCACCGGGCCGGTGCCGCTGACGCCGATCCAGCAGCGATTCTTCGAGCAGGAGCAGCCACAGCCGCATCATTGGAATCAATCGCTGCTGCTTGCGACGCGCCAGCCGCTTGACGCCGCGCTGCTGGCGCAAGCCATCCAGCAGCTTGTAGCCCACCACGACGCGCTGCGGCTGCGCTTCGTCCGCACGCCCACAGGCTGGCAGCAGCACAACGCCCCGCCCGACGACACGCCGCCGCTGATCACGATCGATCTGATGACCGTGCCGGAGCCGCAGCAGAGCGCCGCGCTGGAGGCGGAGGTCGCCGCGCACCAGGCCGGGCTCGACCTGACAGACGGGCCGCTCTTCCGGGCTGTGCTGTTTACGCTGGGACCGCAGCACGGCAGCCGTCTGCTGCTGGCCGTGCATCATCTCGTCGTGGATGGCGTTTCGTGGCGCACGCTGCTGGAAGATCTCCAGACCGCCTACCGCCAGATCAGCCAGGACGCACGCCCCCAATTGCCGCTCAAGACAACAGCGTACCGGCAGTGGGCCGAGCGGCTGGCGGACTACGCGCAGGCTCCGGCGCTGCACGACGAGTGGCGCTACTGGCGCGGCGCGGTTCCGGCCTATGTGCCAAGGCTGCCGCTCGACATTCCGAGCGGCAGAGCCGCAAACACCGAGGGCACGAGCCAGAGCGTGACCATCGCGCTGGATGCCGAAGAAACGCGCGCGCTGCTGCAAGATGTGCCTCAGGTCTATCATACGCAGATCAACGACATCCTGCTGGCTGCGGTCGCCATCGCCTTCAAGCGCGGCCTGCGCATCGCGCCGCTGCTGATCGATCTTGAGGGCCAGGGCCGCGAGCCGCTCTTCGACGATCTGGACGTTTCGCGCACGGTCGGCTGGTTTACGACGGTCTTTCCGGTGCTGCTCACGCTGCCGCACGACGCGCAGCCCGGCGACGCGCTCAAGGCGATCAAGGAGCAGCTCCGGCGCATCCCGCAGCGCGGCATCGGCTACGGCCTGCTGCGCTACCTGAGCGGGCAGCCCGCGCTGATGGCTGCGCTCCGAGCGCAGCCGCAGGCCGAGGTCGGCTTTAACTACCTCGGCCAGTTCGATCAGGTCTTTGACGACACGGCGATCTTCCGCCCGGCCAGCGAGTCGAGCGGCCCCGGCAGAGCGGCGCAGGCTCGAAGGGCACATCTGCTCGACATCAACGCCCACGTCTTCGAGAACTGTCTACAGGTCGATTGGATCTACAGCACGGCGGTCCATCAGGAGGCGACGATCGCAGAGCTGGCGCGCGGCTTTGCGGACGCGCTGCGCGAGTTGATCGACCACTGCCTCCACTCGAATACGGGCGGCTACACGGCTTCGGATTTCAGCGCGTTTAACTGGAGCGCGGACGATCTTGACGACATTACCAGCAGCATCGGCAAAGTGATGGGAGACAGCTAA